From endosymbiont of Galathealinum brachiosum, one genomic window encodes:
- a CDS encoding RNA polymerase subunit sigma-24, with the protein MVKIIRLACRKVALVKRIERSRDRLFRMAYAWCHDQMLADDLVQEAQMKALQKIDQLKDEAAFDGWMYAILNNAWLGYLRKTRPCEDIEKIVISGNESPEHEMLLLQIDEMIAVGMASLPNAQRQVVSLVDIDGLSYSEVVDILQVPIGTVMSRLNRARSALSKSIKKSRIEYKNKAHLSIKASGSGAENRLKVVKK; encoded by the coding sequence ATGGTGAAAATAATAAGGTTGGCCTGCCGTAAAGTTGCGCTTGTAAAACGAATAGAGCGTAGCCGGGACAGGTTATTTCGTATGGCATATGCCTGGTGTCATGACCAAATGCTTGCAGATGATCTAGTTCAGGAAGCACAGATGAAAGCATTGCAGAAAATAGATCAGTTAAAAGATGAAGCTGCATTTGATGGCTGGATGTATGCGATATTAAATAATGCCTGGTTAGGGTATTTGCGCAAAACGCGACCATGTGAAGATATAGAGAAAATTGTTATCAGTGGCAATGAATCACCCGAGCATGAAATGTTATTGCTGCAGATAGATGAGATGATTGCCGTTGGTATGGCGAGTTTGCCAAATGCTCAACGACAGGTAGTGAGTCTGGTTGATATTGATGGCCTCAGTTACAGTGAAGTTGTTGATATATTACAGGTGCCGATTGGCACGGTAATGAGTCGGTTAAATAGAGCGAGATCAGCACTAAGTAAGAGTATTAAAAAAAGCCGTATAGAATATAAAAATAAGGCGCATTTATCAATTAAAGCATCGGGTAGTGGTGCTGAAAACAGATTAAAAGTGGTGAAAAAATAA
- a CDS encoding porin yields the protein MFKENLMNIKKLSLLAGLTLLSTQTYAANWLSLQGTEKPGSSARAKLWGFVQPEYQSTDGGELKAGPFAGQIMSPNVIRPDNTSTETFNIRRARIGVRGTGFPLDDKVNYFLLAELGHNGITKNGKTAVALTDASITLNHIPGARVRVGQFKTPTSEEGLQAIHVFNYVNFTNITNQMMLERYTDGDGSEVNGQPEFLADGVTPNPKFKTGGTFNGINGSVGAFRDQGIQVFDTFKVNDWEHSYAVMYGNGNGINRSDNNDAKDTYLYWSSELIFGGKGARRQGMKLFAWNQSGTRTLTTSDANGKGEYDRDRSGLGVTFLKDKYRFGAEYMTADGMIFNGSDAGAIPGSTNNAGDAKSDINVLTEDKSDGYYVDFGYKVLPKLELDVRYDVLNRATETAAGERKFDTLTLGAQYFLNKKSRITFNYEIRNQEAPDFASTAAPNQIADSLDDLLSLQLLVIF from the coding sequence ATGTTTAAGGAAAATTTAATGAATATAAAAAAATTATCACTACTTGCTGGTTTAACTTTATTAAGCACACAAACCTATGCAGCTAACTGGTTGTCACTACAGGGCACTGAAAAACCCGGCTCCTCTGCTCGAGCTAAACTCTGGGGTTTTGTTCAGCCTGAATATCAAAGCACTGATGGCGGAGAACTTAAAGCAGGTCCTTTTGCAGGTCAGATTATGTCACCGAATGTGATTAGACCTGATAACACATCAACTGAAACTTTTAATATTCGCCGTGCACGAATTGGCGTTCGCGGCACAGGCTTCCCTCTAGACGATAAAGTTAATTATTTTTTATTAGCTGAGCTTGGCCATAATGGTATAACTAAAAATGGTAAAACTGCTGTAGCTCTAACTGATGCAAGCATCACATTAAATCACATTCCCGGCGCACGAGTTCGAGTTGGTCAGTTTAAAACCCCTACATCTGAGGAAGGTTTACAGGCTATTCATGTATTTAACTATGTGAATTTCACTAATATAACTAATCAGATGATGTTAGAGCGATATACCGATGGAGATGGCTCAGAAGTTAATGGTCAGCCAGAATTTTTAGCCGATGGTGTTACTCCAAACCCTAAATTTAAAACCGGTGGTACCTTCAACGGCATTAATGGTTCTGTAGGTGCTTTCCGTGACCAGGGTATTCAGGTATTTGATACTTTTAAAGTTAATGACTGGGAACACAGTTATGCTGTGATGTACGGAAACGGCAATGGAATTAATCGATCTGATAATAATGACGCTAAAGATACTTACCTTTACTGGTCATCTGAATTGATCTTTGGTGGCAAAGGTGCTCGTCGTCAGGGCATGAAACTATTCGCATGGAACCAGTCGGGCACCCGAACTTTAACAACATCTGATGCTAATGGTAAAGGTGAGTACGATCGTGACCGTTCAGGTTTAGGGGTGACATTCCTTAAAGACAAATATAGATTTGGCGCTGAATATATGACAGCTGACGGTATGATTTTTAATGGCTCCGATGCGGGTGCGATTCCTGGATCAACCAATAATGCCGGTGATGCTAAATCTGATATCAACGTCCTTACTGAAGATAAGTCTGATGGATACTACGTTGATTTTGGGTACAAGGTACTACCCAAACTTGAACTAGATGTTCGCTATGATGTATTAAACAGAGCTACAGAAACGGCTGCAGGTGAGCGTAAATTCGACACTCTAACTTTAGGTGCTCAATACTTTCTAAATAAAAAGAGCCGCATAACGTTCAACTATGAAATACGCAACCAGGAAGCTCCTGACTTTGCCAGTACAGCAGCACCAAATCAAATCGCTGATAGCTTAGATGATTTACTATCATTACAATTATTAGTAATATTTTAA
- a CDS encoding EamA/RhaT family transporter — translation MLFNNLSPLSPKISGFLLAIIGTALFSLKSIFIKLSYMQGLNADSVLMLRMAIALPIYAGILIWLYSKQESVPESLHKNIYKIIFLGFIGYFLSSWLDLKGLEYISAQLERLTLFSYPVLVAVLGSVFFKTPLTKNIVLALIITYAGVWVVFNQELTLSGENVEYGTLLVFLAALNFSIYVLMGKKVIHEVGSLWFTSIAMIVSSVFVLLYYAAFFNYSSLVVTAMAWFWLILLAIFSTVIPSFMIAEAIAKIGPAQTGVIGTLGPMITIVLAVVFLNESFTVSHAIGICLVIGGVTVLARGK, via the coding sequence GTGTTGTTTAACAATCTATCCCCCCTTTCTCCAAAGATATCAGGTTTTTTATTAGCCATAATAGGCACGGCTCTCTTTTCGCTTAAATCAATATTTATAAAGCTGTCTTATATGCAGGGACTAAATGCAGACAGTGTGTTAATGCTTCGAATGGCAATTGCGCTGCCAATATATGCAGGTATTTTAATATGGTTGTACAGCAAACAGGAATCGGTTCCAGAGTCTTTACATAAAAATATCTATAAGATTATCTTTCTGGGGTTTATCGGATATTTTTTATCTTCATGGCTTGATTTGAAAGGGCTTGAGTATATTTCTGCACAACTGGAAAGGTTAACGTTATTCAGCTATCCAGTTTTAGTAGCTGTTCTTGGTTCGGTATTTTTTAAAACACCACTGACTAAAAATATTGTACTGGCATTAATTATTACTTATGCAGGCGTTTGGGTAGTTTTTAATCAGGAGTTAACATTGTCAGGTGAGAATGTTGAGTATGGAACATTACTGGTTTTTCTAGCGGCGCTGAATTTTTCAATATATGTATTGATGGGTAAAAAAGTAATACATGAAGTAGGAAGTCTGTGGTTTACAAGCATAGCAATGATCGTATCAAGTGTATTTGTATTGTTATATTACGCAGCATTTTTTAACTACAGTTCGTTGGTAGTGACAGCTATGGCCTGGTTTTGGCTGATTTTGTTAGCCATTTTTAGTACGGTTATCCCCAGTTTTATGATTGCCGAAGCCATCGCAAAAATAGGCCCCGCACAAACAGGTGTCATCGGAACATTAGGGCCAATGATAACAATAGTACTGGCCGTTGTATTTTTGAATGAGTCGTTTACCGTTTCACATGCAATTGGCATATGTCTGGTTATAGGTGGCGTAACCGTTTTAGCAAGAGGGAAGTAG
- a CDS encoding DNA primase yields MAGRIPQQFIDDLINRADIVDVVDSRVALKKRGKEYIACCPFHNEKSPSFTVSQNKQFYHCFGCGAHGTALGFIMEYERLDFVDAIDVLAAEYHVDVPREQGNFTAQQDDKKPLYEILEKAAIRFSNELKTTPRAVEYLKQRGLSGEIAKDFQMGYAPDSWDFTSGHLGTDNEGKAACLKSGLTIEKNPQKQYDRFRDRIMFPIRDRRGRTIGFGGRILDKGEPKYLNSPETPVFHKGEELYGLYEARQSVKDLNRIVIVEGYMDVVALAQHGIKYAVATLGTATSGTQISKLFRIVPELIFCYDGDAAGKKAAWRALENSLSVLRDGVQARFLFLPDGEDPDTLVRQEGQQAFEQRLSNATPLADFMLQHLSEDLDLSSADGCGRLSEKAKPLISKIADGVFKDLLLNQLSKLIGLSTSNLQHHIPETGSQPEHTHQINNRKPASSKYQISMTPTRLAIALLLQFPVLAKECDIPNELQASDLPGINLLIKIHQTILQTETCSPSVLVERWRNTDDAAVINKLMQLDIPDSNKETQLTSLNDAFGNLLKKHRGLRLEELLNKSRSTELSAEEKTELSNLYQN; encoded by the coding sequence ATGGCAGGCAGAATACCCCAGCAGTTCATTGATGACCTTATAAACCGCGCAGATATCGTCGACGTAGTAGATTCACGTGTCGCCCTTAAAAAGCGCGGAAAAGAATATATTGCCTGCTGCCCGTTTCATAATGAGAAAAGCCCTTCCTTTACAGTAAGCCAGAATAAGCAGTTTTACCATTGCTTTGGCTGTGGCGCCCACGGAACCGCTCTGGGTTTTATAATGGAGTATGAACGCCTTGATTTTGTTGATGCTATTGATGTTCTTGCTGCAGAGTACCACGTCGATGTTCCGCGTGAACAGGGCAATTTCACTGCGCAACAGGACGATAAAAAACCTCTCTATGAAATTCTGGAAAAAGCCGCTATCCGCTTTTCTAACGAATTAAAGACAACTCCCAGAGCTGTAGAATACCTCAAACAAAGAGGACTTAGCGGGGAAATTGCCAAAGACTTTCAAATGGGTTACGCGCCAGATAGCTGGGATTTCACATCAGGACATCTGGGCACCGATAATGAAGGAAAAGCAGCCTGTTTGAAATCCGGTTTAACGATCGAGAAAAACCCGCAGAAACAATATGACCGCTTTCGTGATCGCATTATGTTTCCTATTCGCGATCGGCGCGGTCGCACCATTGGTTTTGGTGGGCGTATACTCGACAAGGGCGAGCCCAAATATCTTAACTCACCAGAAACACCTGTTTTTCATAAAGGTGAAGAGTTATATGGTTTATATGAAGCACGCCAGTCAGTTAAAGATTTAAATCGTATTGTTATTGTTGAGGGTTATATGGATGTCGTTGCTCTTGCTCAGCATGGTATTAAATATGCTGTAGCAACTCTGGGCACTGCAACTTCCGGCACACAGATATCAAAATTATTTCGTATTGTTCCTGAGTTGATTTTTTGTTACGACGGTGACGCAGCAGGGAAAAAAGCCGCCTGGCGAGCTTTAGAAAACTCTCTTTCAGTTCTACGTGATGGTGTACAGGCTCGTTTTTTATTTTTGCCGGATGGCGAAGACCCGGACACTCTGGTCCGCCAGGAAGGTCAGCAAGCTTTTGAACAACGTTTAAGCAATGCCACGCCTCTCGCTGATTTCATGTTACAGCATTTATCTGAAGATCTGGATTTATCATCCGCTGATGGTTGTGGTCGTTTATCTGAAAAAGCGAAACCATTAATCAGTAAAATTGCTGATGGTGTTTTTAAAGATCTTTTATTAAATCAACTTTCAAAATTGATCGGTTTATCAACCTCAAATTTACAACACCATATTCCGGAAACAGGAAGCCAGCCAGAACACACTCATCAAATTAACAACAGAAAACCAGCTTCATCGAAATATCAAATAAGCATGACACCCACACGCCTTGCCATAGCTTTATTACTACAGTTTCCAGTACTTGCAAAAGAATGTGATATACCCAATGAATTACAGGCATCTGACTTACCCGGCATTAATTTATTAATCAAAATACATCAAACTATACTACAAACTGAAACCTGCTCACCTTCCGTTCTTGTAGAACGTTGGCGTAATACAGATGATGCTGCCGTTATTAACAAACTCATGCAGCTGGACATTCCTGATTCAAATAAAGAGACGCAATTAACATCACTTAATGACGCATTTGGTAATTTACTAAAAAAACACAGAGGCCTGCGTTTAGAGGAGCTACTGAATAAAAGTCGAAGCACCGAACTTAGTGCAGAAGAAAAAACAGAACTGAGTAATCTTTACCAAAACTAA
- a CDS encoding phosphate ABC transporter substrate-binding protein, with protein sequence MRHFLLQLCSCIFIFYSSTLYSQQDILNWVGCGISKKSYMTRLAKAYSDQTKTDINLQGGGATRGIRDVSNLEADFGGACRFYLPENNQEMKVGFEPVAWDALALITHPDNPVENLSLFQVKQIYSGNITNWKEVGGNDAMIELFTRKGKISGVGYSIRSLIFSDIEKKFPNSTILKSSGPIEKAVESNINGFAITGVSSARLREVKILSLNNKQPDYDSIKSGHYVLYRPLYITYNPQSKNLNQIKDFIRFAHSKTGRDIMVDNGVVPYINALRLVMIQSRQSLNSQLHSNANLTYK encoded by the coding sequence TTGCGACATTTCTTATTACAGCTTTGCAGCTGCATATTTATTTTTTATTCAAGCACACTTTATTCACAGCAGGATATTCTTAACTGGGTAGGCTGCGGTATAAGTAAAAAATCTTATATGACACGTCTGGCTAAAGCATACAGCGATCAGACAAAGACTGATATTAATCTGCAGGGTGGCGGTGCAACTCGCGGCATACGAGATGTTTCTAATTTAGAAGCCGACTTTGGTGGCGCCTGTCGATTTTATCTTCCTGAAAACAATCAGGAAATGAAAGTTGGATTCGAACCTGTTGCATGGGATGCCCTGGCTTTGATCACCCACCCTGATAACCCTGTTGAAAATCTATCACTTTTTCAGGTTAAACAAATATATTCTGGCAATATAACTAACTGGAAAGAAGTCGGTGGCAATGACGCCATGATCGAATTATTCACACGAAAAGGAAAAATATCCGGCGTTGGGTACTCTATTCGTTCTTTAATATTTTCAGATATAGAAAAGAAGTTTCCTAACTCCACCATATTAAAATCAAGCGGCCCTATTGAAAAAGCTGTCGAATCAAATATTAATGGTTTTGCCATTACCGGAGTCAGCAGTGCTCGCCTCAGAGAGGTAAAAATATTAAGCCTGAACAACAAGCAGCCTGATTATGACTCAATTAAAAGCGGGCATTATGTTTTATACCGCCCCCTTTATATTACGTATAACCCTCAGAGTAAGAATTTAAATCAAATTAAAGATTTTATACGCTTTGCTCATAGTAAAACCGGTAGAGACATAATGGTCGATAACGGTGTAGTTCCATATATCAACGCATTAAGACTTGTAATGATCCAGTCACGGCAGTCATTAAACTCTCAATTACACAGTAATGCGAATTTGACTTATAAATAA